The DNA sequence CAGAGGTGATTAGTCCCATTTTAAATTAAAATGAAGCTAATGCAGAGGTGATTAGTCCCATTTTAAATTAAAATGAAGCTAATGCAGAGGTGATTAGTCCCATTTCAATTTAAAATGAAGCTACTCAGCAGGTGATCAGTCTCATTTCAATTTAAAATGAAGCTACTCAGTAGGTGATCAGTCTCATTTCAATTTAAAATGAAGCTACTCAGCAGGTGATCAGTCTCATTTCAATTTAAAATGAAGCTACTCAGTAGGTGATCAGTCTCATTTCAATTTAAAATGGAGCTACTCAGTAGGTGATTAGTCTCATTTCAATTTAAAATGAAGCTACTCAGTAGGTGATCAGTCTCATTTCAATTTGAAATGGAGCTACTCCATAGGTGATCTGTCTCATTTCAATTTAAAATAGAGCTACTCCATAGGTGATCTGTCTCATTTCAATTTGAAATGGAGCTACTCCACAGGTGATCTGTCTCATTTCAATTTAAAATGAAGCTACTCCACAGGTGATCAGTCTCATTTCAATTTGAAGAGTGGAACGGATAGTAAACGATTTAGAGAATTATATAAACGCAGAGGGCGCGGAGAACGCAGAGAGGAAAAAAGGAAAGGCGATCGTTCCCATCCTGAAGAGTAACTCCGGTAAAAACCAAATGCCGTGTTCACCAATAATGCTCGGGTAAAACGCGCCAGGGGGGACGGAAGGTGGCACTTTCTTAAGTGCCAGTGCCCTCAAAAAGCGGAGTCCTCGTAGCGCTATAACCGAGGCACCGAGGAGGTACGACGAGCCTGGAGGACATAGTGCCCGAATGGGTACAACCGGTGCCGTCCGCGGCAGGCGCCCGAGATACTCTAGTTCTTATTTGATCCTTATGAGCTGTGTGCGATGAGGTGAAATAAAAACTAAAGTTATACTGAAAAGTGCCGATATAATAATAGGGGAAGTTATGTAGGGTCCTATTCTTTATAGGGGACCAGTTTTGCAAGGGAGGTGCTCTATGCTTTGGAAGACAAGCCACGCCAAAAGTGCGCCATACACCGAAACCGATGCGCTTAGGAGCACCTCACGTGAATTGAGAAAAATTCTGAAACGACTCTCGGATGGAAAAAAGGGAGATCTAAAGCAGAAAGATATCGCGGATCTTGAATACCCCAAAGCCTTTGAACACAGAATAGAAGGTTTCAAAGTAGCAGAAAATAGCTCTGGGCCCCTTTTTGAGCACCACTCTGCAGCTTCAGAAATCCCTACGTTGATACAGAAGTTAAAAAAGCTGGCGACAGTCGCTCTCTCCACCTCTTTAAACGACAGCGAACGTAACGCGTTAAGTCTGGAATTCATAGCTACCAGGGAGAGACTGTATCATACTTTTTCTGCCGGAGTTTCTGAGCGCATATCTATACAGAGAGAAAGGCTTATTCATATTTCTGATTCTGAACAGAAAAGAGGCTCAGAAGAAGTTACCGAAAACAAAGATTCTGAATTAACCACACTCATAGAGCACCTCCAAACGCTGTCGATTAAAACCGGAAATGAAGCTCAGTCTGCGCGTAAAGAGATAGAAAAAATGGCAGATCAGATTACAGATACAAAAAATAGGTCTCATTCGTACAGTGACCTTAAATCTATAAACAACAGCCTAAAGGAGGGCTTAAAAGTTACCGAATCAGATCCTGCTACATTTGAACAGGAAATAGCTCTGGTAACGGTTGGTATAGTAAATAAAAAGCTACAGGATGAGGGTACAACCAAAGCATTTGGTCGCTTCAATGACATTAACCGAAACCAGATTATAGGAATAATCTGAGCAGAATAGCAAAAACAATGAAATCTCAAAACAGAGTAATCCGACAGTATGAGATCATGCAGATAACTACCCCGGGAGCGGCAAGGCTCATCTGTTTGCTTCACGAGAAGGCAGTGTACTTCATTAAAAAAGGCATGATTATAAACAGCACTCAGATGATATCAAAAGCTCAAAACCTCATTGCGGTATTGGATATGTCCCTGCGGGATGTTGATGAAGTCTCATCTCTTCTTCACAATTTGTATAGCTACAGTTATCATCTGCTGGATAAAAAAGACAGAGCTTCTCTTAAAAATGCCTGCCTAATAATGAACCACCTTAAGGTAACCTTCTGTACACTTTCAAGACATACTGCGGGAAGCGACAGACTTTAGAGCAGATTTTCTCAAATCAATAACTTTAGCGTTTTTCTTATACTGGTTCCTGAAATGCCGTATTGTGTTGGTGTTTGATATAAGCACAGGAAAATACACCCCGGAAGCAGCTTTTATGGAATGCGCGATCTTCTCCAACACAGTGGCAGGCGCAGCGACATGAATAGAAACCCTGTCATTGCGGGATGATTCAGGCTCAATGAGTATAACGTAATCATCTACCTCCTCCACACTATCAAGTGCCCCGGTAACCGAGAGGGGGTAAATACAAGAGCCTCCGACGTTAATTCTATGCGACTTACGACCAAGGATGGGTCCGATCCTAAGGGAGTTTCTTCCACAGGAGCACGCTTTTTCATCAATAAAGGTAATATCACCGGTTCTGAACCGTAAAAGAGGTACCCCCTCAACTCCAAGGGGAGTTGTTACAAGCTCTCCCGCAGTGCCATGCGGAACAGGCCTTCCCTGTTCATCCACCACTTCAGCATACACCAGCTCAGGAATACAGTGCGCACCGTTTCTGGAAGTGCATTCACAAAACGAAACCGAACTTTCGGGTGAATAGTAAAGAGAAAAAAGCTCAGCGCCCCACAATCTTTCGACTTCAAGAGCACCGGCATTGTAACTCATGTCAGGATTTCTGATACTCTCTCCGGTGCAAATTATTTTTTTTACAGTACTGAATAGATCACCACTTTTATTGATTTCTGTTCCAATCGCTTTTAACATACTCAGATCGCCTGTTATCACATCAGGAGACAGTATATTCATCAGGCGTTTCTGTTGCTGAGCCATAATCTGAGCACTTCGCGCCACATTACACCCAAGCAAAGACAACCCTCTGTATATAGCCATCCCCGCGGAATACAATGAATTGAGACTTTGGAAAATCTGTACAACATCTTTCCCGCCCACAGAACATCCATTAAAGGAGAGAGCCAGACTGTAGGCGATTCTGTCAAGATCATTTTTTGTATAATGGAAAACAGCCGGTTCTGAATAGTTATGACTCATCGTACTTTCGACAATTTCATCGGGTGACACTGCTACAAATGAGTCCATGAAACTGCTCACGGTTTCCCGGTCGGTACACGGAATGCAGGAAAAATCATCCATACTTTTAACGGAAAGCGGGTCAATGTCGACTAATTTATTTTTATACCAGGGTGAAGCATTTTTTAAGTGTGCTATGTGGTTGCGCAGTGCTCGTAATGTTTTTTGTGCTATTTGATCACTTGAAAGAAATTCCCATGAATAGTCAGGATTAAATATCAAGTACTCGCCTCCAGATGGCTGAAAATTGTGTACTGAAGCAATATTTGCTTTAACTGTTCCCCTAAAATAGTTAATTAGCTGTATGGTCTTCAAACATACAGCTTTTTTTATTCAAAAGCTAAGCATCTATAGCTCTTACCGGGGCCACCTGCTGCATTCTCTGAGACTAACCACTTTAGTTTTAGATATAATGATATGATCGAGAAGAGGAATTTCAAGAAGTTTTCCTATAGTGAAAAGTCGTTCTGTAATAACCCAATCAGCTTCTGAAGGGTTAAGTCCGCCTGCAGGATGATTGTGAGCCAGAATAAAGGATGCAGCCCCGCATCGCATGGCTTTTTCGATTACGACCCTGGGATAAACTGCACACTGATTAACTGTACCTTCAGATAGTATATCGGTTTGAAGGATATGGTTTGCACTGTCTAAAAAGAGGGCCCCGACATATTCATCGCGCTTATGACCAAAGTTAAACCGGAAATACTCCTCAACATCCCGTCTGTGCGATATGACCGGTTTTTGATCATATTTCTCTTTAAGACAAAGAGCCATGATCTCCTTAACAAAAGGAAACAGTGCGGCAGACCTGGTACCTAAGCCCTTGGTTTCGAGCAGTTCATCATAGGGAGCATTAAAGATCGCGCTCAAAGATCCGTATCGGTTCCAGAGCTCACGGGCGATAGGTTTGGTATCCTTACGCGGGATGGCAAAACTTAGAAGGAATTCGATAATTTCATAGTTGTGAAATCCTGCGGTTCCACTTTTTAAAAAACGCTCAAGCAGCCTGCCCCGATGCCCCTGAGCAGTTTTTCCCTGTTGCGAAACAGTACTTTCACTGTTATGTGCGACACCAGCAGAGCCTGGTTTGTCGCTCAAAGTGTGAATATCCATAAGTCACTCTCATTGCTAAAACCATGGCCCTACAACAGAAATTCAGACTACCACTGCAAAGATAATCCTGCAGCTGTAATACCCGCGCCCACTGTACAGAATATCACTTTGTCGTTTTTCTGTAATCCATTCTCTATTTCCTGCAGGGCGATAGGTATACTTGCACTCGAAGTGTTTCCAACCCTGTCTATGTTGAGATAGAACTTCTCAAACGGAACACCACTTTTCTTTGCGGCGGCTTTAATGATACGTCCGTTTGCCTGGTGTGGAACAACCCAACGCACATCCTGGGCTTGCCATTGGCTTTTTATAATAAGCTCACGCACCAGAGAAGAGAAACTTTCGGTGGCAAACTTAAACAACGCTCTTCCATCCAGACGTACCCATGGGTCAAAGTCGTTAGATTCATTGGGGATATCATAACCCGGCATATGACGTCGGGCCATCGTTAGCCCGCCACTATCAGCAGTTAAGATCTCCTGTTTTATCAGATGCCCCGAATCTGAAGCAGAAACAACAGTTGCCCCTGCACCATCCCCAAAGAGGAAATATGTATTACGATCGCTTTTATCCAGGACCCTTGACTGCATATCCACAGCGGTTACCAGTACATTTTTTGCTACACCGGAACAAATCAATCCCTTTGCGACAGAGATACCGTACAGCCAACCGGAACAGGCAGCATTAAGGTCAAAGGCAGGAACACCCCGAATCCCCAGCTTACCCTGCAAGATACATGCAGTTGATGGCATTACCACATCCGGAGTAGTAGTAGAAACCACTATTGCATCAATATCTTTACTATTAAGCCCAGATTGCTCTATAGCTTTAACAGAAGCCTCGTATGCCATATCAGAAGGTTTTTCATCAGCAGCCCAACGCCGCTCTTTAATTCCTGTTACCCCAAAGATATATTCTTCAGTGATATCAGGATACTCAGCGAGAAGTTCTTTTGTTTTAACTATTCGACTGGGCAAATAGGTTCCAATCCCAAGCATCGATACCGTTTTAACGGGCTCTTCACTCTTTTTCTCAAGAATTTCCATTTTGGGCAGTTCACTTACCGGTTCCGGCTCATCTTCAGATACAGCAGTTGCAGGCTGCGAAGCCATGGAAGAATCAGCTGTAGTGACAATCATTACCGGCTCTTCAAAAGGAACCGAATCACCCTCATTACAGAGAATAGTTTCAACTACACAATCACAAGGAGCTTCAAATTCGAAGGTAGATTTTGCGCTCTCCACCTCTGCAAGATACTGTCCTTTTTTGATAGATTCGCCTTTTGCCACAAGCCATTTAATGATAGTTGCTTCTGTTTCGGCAGCAGCCTGAGCGGGAAGAAATAATTCAGTCTTGAACGGGGTCATAACTTTACTTAGCCTCTCCAATCATCTTTTCTATAACAGCCTTTATTCTGTCATCATCCGGCAGATATTTACTTTCCAATTCTTTAGCAAAGGGAACCGGGGTATCAGGTGCGGAGACCGAAACCGGAGCGCATTTAAGAGAACTAAAACACTCCCGTGTCACCAAAGAGATAAAACGATCGGCAAGTCCAGCCGTTTCACCACTTTCCTGCACAACCAATAACCGTCCCGTTGCTCGTACGGATTCCAGTATAGGTTCAAACTTCAATGGGTTTAATATAAAAGGATTCCATACAGAAGCAGAATAGTTATATTTATTAATTACAGTAAGCACTCTCTCGATCATCGCTCCAAGAGCCACAACGGTTACCTTATCTCCCTGTGTGTACTGACGTGGCCTGTACACCTTACTCAGATCACCATCAAAGTCTATATCACCCGCTTTGCCCCAATAAAGAAGCTTATGCTCAAAAACCACGCTTGGGTTAGAATCATAGAAGGCAGCCATCAATGCTTCATAGGTTTCCTGAGGGGTAAAAGGGTACAATAATTTAAGCCCGGGGAAACGGGACCAGAGCCCATCATACTCTCCGGAGTGAAATGCACCCAGTGTTATTCCCCCACCACAGGGCAATCTAAACACAAGTGGCGCATTCATACCTGCGCGGTAATACCACGTTCCGGCATTTAAACCAAGCTGGGTAACTGCTTCTGTGGAAAAATCAGCAAACTGAAATTCCATGATCGGGCGGGAGCCTGTTTGTGAAGCACCTAAACAAAAGCCGGTTGTTGCCGATTCACATATTGGCATATCGATAACTCGATCGGAGCCATGTTTATCCATCAGTCCTTTACAGGTCTTAAACGGTGAACCATATTTACCGACATCCTGGCCACACAAAAACGCACCCTGGTCCTGTGAAAGCATATGGTCAAGCGCGGTGTTTATAGCCTGCAGGTTTTTGACTTTTTTTGCGCTGTAGGGCTCAATAGTTTTATGCTCTGTTTTGCAGTACACGTCACAGTTATTTGACAAAACAGCCTTAGGCCTTGGACGTGTAAGCGCGGCATCTGCTA is a window from the Chitinispirillales bacterium ANBcel5 genome containing:
- a CDS encoding beta-ketoacyl-ACP synthase 3 — protein: MTPFKTELFLPAQAAAETEATIIKWLVAKGESIKKGQYLAEVESAKSTFEFEAPCDCVVETILCNEGDSVPFEEPVMIVTTADSSMASQPATAVSEDEPEPVSELPKMEILEKKSEEPVKTVSMLGIGTYLPSRIVKTKELLAEYPDITEEYIFGVTGIKERRWAADEKPSDMAYEASVKAIEQSGLNSKDIDAIVVSTTTPDVVMPSTACILQGKLGIRGVPAFDLNAACSGWLYGISVAKGLICSGVAKNVLVTAVDMQSRVLDKSDRNTYFLFGDGAGATVVSASDSGHLIKQEILTADSGGLTMARRHMPGYDIPNESNDFDPWVRLDGRALFKFATESFSSLVRELIIKSQWQAQDVRWVVPHQANGRIIKAAAKKSGVPFEKFYLNIDRVGNTSSASIPIALQEIENGLQKNDKVIFCTVGAGITAAGLSLQW
- the radC gene encoding DNA repair protein RadC — encoded protein: MDIHTLSDKPGSAGVAHNSESTVSQQGKTAQGHRGRLLERFLKSGTAGFHNYEIIEFLLSFAIPRKDTKPIARELWNRYGSLSAIFNAPYDELLETKGLGTRSAALFPFVKEIMALCLKEKYDQKPVISHRRDVEEYFRFNFGHKRDEYVGALFLDSANHILQTDILSEGTVNQCAVYPRVVIEKAMRCGAASFILAHNHPAGGLNPSEADWVITERLFTIGKLLEIPLLDHIIISKTKVVSLRECSRWPR
- a CDS encoding thiamine pyrophosphate-dependent enzyme, whose protein sequence is MMGGNIAAVIDAKSAVFENLVKELPRFPDSLTREQFYPKAYPLMYYTRVIDEKLKELFRRGAVKGTVIISKGNEATSVGMAIPFRPGQDVLGLLHRDNAAHMICGCSPYTLFCQHMANVDSPTHAREGNVHYGDAKMRRFPMISHLGNMLAPTVGGVWAARKNGEKVFGLAISGDGASSTGEFHESLNLAAVQNVPVVFLIENNKYAFSTPVANQFCCEKLSDRAVGYGIEGCTIDGTDAWDVYSTISQYLKTMAQNPKPVLLECMTLRLEGHAAYDNAEYVSAEEKEEWLKHDPLVKARKDLKEISGFSEQQILEMEQEITEEVKTVADAALTRPRPKAVLSNNCDVYCKTEHKTIEPYSAKKVKNLQAINTALDHMLSQDQGAFLCGQDVGKYGSPFKTCKGLMDKHGSDRVIDMPICESATTGFCLGASQTGSRPIMEFQFADFSTEAVTQLGLNAGTWYYRAGMNAPLVFRLPCGGGITLGAFHSGEYDGLWSRFPGLKLLYPFTPQETYEALMAAFYDSNPSVVFEHKLLYWGKAGDIDFDGDLSKVYRPRQYTQGDKVTVVALGAMIERVLTVINKYNYSASVWNPFILNPLKFEPILESVRATGRLLVVQESGETAGLADRFISLVTRECFSSLKCAPVSVSAPDTPVPFAKELESKYLPDDDRIKAVIEKMIGEAK
- a CDS encoding flagellar protein FliS, whose amino-acid sequence is MKSQNRVIRQYEIMQITTPGAARLICLLHEKAVYFIKKGMIINSTQMISKAQNLIAVLDMSLRDVDEVSSLLHNLYSYSYHLLDKKDRASLKNACLIMNHLKVTFCTLSRHTAGSDRL